GCCGGGATTTGATATCGCCAGGAATACCAAAATTCAGGAAAGCCATGCAAAAGGACAACCAGTGGACCGTCTCCCTGTGTCACACAGTGAAGACGGATCCGATTAGTCTCAACAAATTGATGATGCCACACGAGATGATCCCAATAAACAACCCGTGCGATCGCCGTTAAGAAGACCTAAATAGCTGCTCCAATCAATTGAGGCTCGGCAGCCTGAAACGGAAACTTGATCAGGTCAGCCAATTCTTGAAGTTGGCTAATGGCTTCCGCCCCTTCCAGCTTCATAAGTTCCCGATCGTCTCGCATCTCTGTCCAAGTGATGCCATAGTCCGAAACCAGGAACCGAATTAAATGATTCTCTCCCAAGCTCACCATAAAGGAGGCACTATTCATTTCACCGCCGCAGGTATAGCAGGATGCTAGATAGCCGCGATTCTCGAGAACGATCGCCAGTGCTTGGAGGTTCATCACAAGATCCTGGACGAATTGACGATGTTGATCTGCAAGTCTTGTGAACACAGTGGGACTCCATTCACCACTAACAATTCTAAAACTTTTCTTAAGATTCTCACTCTAACCTGAGAACCAATCTATTGAACTCCGTGGATGAATAAAAGTAAGGTCAAAAATATTACAAACCCTAGTGTCCTACATCCTAACGCCATCCGGATAAAATGTGGCGTATTCAATGTAACA
This genomic window from Alkalinema sp. FACHB-956 contains:
- a CDS encoding DUF1815 family protein; protein product: MFTRLADQHRQFVQDLVMNLQALAIVLENRGYLASCYTCGGEMNSASFMVSLGENHLIRFLVSDYGITWTEMRDDRELMKLEGAEAISQLQELADLIKFPFQAAEPQLIGAAI